ATGACACGTTGATGACTTGGTGTCATCCTTGGCGTGTGTTTATTCTATGGTGGTCAAGCGTGTGTTGATCTTGATAAGGTATTCCTTTATCTCAGTGAAGCGCTTGTGAGGTTATTGATGAACGCGAAGCAGCTGCTGCAGCACCATGGTGGTGTTGGTGTTGCCTATGGATCCGATCAGGTCTCCGGATACCAAGTGTCATGGTCCTGCTTGGGGGGGTGGCCGGTTGGGGCTAGAGTGGTTGGTGGTTAGGGCTAGCGGCGGCACACAAGAGAGAAGGGGGCACTTGTATTTATAGTCCATAGAGGACTTGTATTCCAAGCAAACTAAAGGAAGAGTCcttaggctatccgcaaccgttacccctaaatttttccccctatatcacttcccccctatttttccccctattttttcatcccCGCAGCGGtcccccctaaatactcccctatatcccactacaattataaaatatcattttctatatcaactatcaattttttatctactaacaattactcgtggacccacaacacagtgtttagggtgatgaacagtgacacgcgagatctggggggagagagaagggggccgGCGTGTAGAGGgcgctgtagggggcaccgctgcggccgtAGAGTGCCCCCTACAGGccgcatgcaaggggagggggctgcgTAGGGGCTGCCGTTGCAGTTAGTcttaggctatccgcaaccgttacccctaaattttttcccctatatcactttttccccctattttcccccctattttttcatcgcccgcagcggttccccctaaatactcccctataccccactacaactataaaatatcatttctatatcaactatcaattttttatctactaataattactcgtggacccacagcacagtgtttagggtgatgaacagtgatACGCTAGATctagagggagagagaagggtaCCGACACGTAGGGGGTgctgtagggggcaccgctgcggccgtagggtgccccctacagccggcatgcaaggggagggggattGCCAGGGGGCAGCGTTGCGCACAGCCTTAGGCTATCCGCAGCGGTTCcctctaaatttttccccctatatcacttttctgggtcacatcatcaaTAGTGTATCCCCtactttttcatctcccgcagtggtttcccctaaatactccccctatatcccactacaatataaaatatcattttctatacctacTTTTCATCTACTATCAATTTTTCTTCTACTATTAATTGAAGGCGGGCCCACAGGAACAGTTGTAGGGGGAGAGCGCGCGCGCGCTGCAGctgaggggagagagaagagtCCCGCGCGGTGGAGTGCGCGGTAGTGTGCTGCGCTGCGGGCGATAGCGCGTGCGCTGTAGCCGGCATGCAAGCGAGCGCGCGCCATAGCGTGCGGCGCTGCGGCCAGTCTTATAGTTTTGGACGTCTCTTTTCTTATCAAACCGATCTTATTTCCTAAACAAATTATATTTCTATTTTCCCTATATTTTTACCCTAATTTTGCCAAACCTCCTCCTGGTCTCCTATTTTGGTCTCTGTCGGGGAAAGGGGGTCAGAGGAGCGGTGGGAGCCGCCACAGTGCCCCACCCTGGGTGCCCCCTTGGCTATGCAGATGACCACCTCCTGGGGTCTGTTTGTCCAGACTTGGCGGGGCCACATTTAGGCCTATGAGATATGATTTTTGGACTggtataaaaataaaataaaaggaaTTCTATCAATTTTTGTTTTCCACTTCACTGCTCTGATCACTGCACATGCAGTCAACATCGTGACTAACAGAATTctggcttctgaaactgaccaacTAGAATATGACACAAGTTCATTGAAGCTAAACTCTTCTTAACTTACACTGCTGCTCTGCTGCAGCCTTAAGGAGTCTGATTGATTATGTGATTTCAGGTACACATCATTTTCCCAACTATTCCCACTATTGGGGTTTGGTAATCTGCCTCAGCTGGTGAAGGTGGAGGAAATATCACAAACCATTGATTCTGAGAACTTCACAGTGCAAAACTGTATCAAGTTTTCAGGACCTTTGGCTACAACCTCAGTTGCCACTAATGCAAAATTTGAAATTAGAAGCCCCAAGCGTGTGCAGGTGAGATCCTGTAATCTAAATATCCATTTTTCATCTATGACTGAAAGCAGTTTACTTCAGACACTCACATGCATCGTTCTTAAATCTTAATTCCAGGATGATTCACAAACTGCTCCGTCTGTTTAATAATGTTTGTCCTGTTGGCATACCTAGACGGCATAATACATAAATATTTAATGAATTTGAATTGGATTTCGTGCTTTTTGGATATACAACAAATATTCACCCAATTTTGTAAAGAGTTACTTCTTGTGATCACAAATATAAGTCTCTTTAGGCTTCTCCTGAATTAAGTATCTTTTGCCTTTGACTATCAATATCAAAGATTCTATATAAACTATCGTCGTAAGATCAGCCTTACTAGTTCATTATGAACTGTATTTTCATATGTATAATCCTTTCCATCAAAGACTATTTATTATTTATAAAGATGTTGCTAGTCAAAGTGTCATATTAAAGATTGTGCTGATGTCCAAATGGACATTGTTTTTGGTCGGAGTATGACATAGGTAGTGGCGTGGCCAAAATGTTCATCGAAGTCAAGAAAGCAGATAAATTGAATACTTGAATCTCAGAGTTAAATTGAATACTTGAATCTCATAGTGTTAGGCTTTTTCGTGCAAGATTGAATACTTGATTCCCATAGAGTtaaatgtttccttgctatagtgtAGCTATATTGCATGAAGGAACCAGAGCCAGAGCTGGCTAGACCTCCACTAAAAGGGGCCTCAGTTGATCTTGTGGTTGGGCGGGGTTGTTGATTTCAGCCCTACCAGGCAGGTGTTTAAGATCCAATGCCTGGGAGTGCTCACAACACCGAACAACTCTGCCTTGGAAACAAACAAATAGGGCAATGCATGCCTTCATACACCCACTTGCCATACTTGATCACAGAGCTTCTGAGTGAACTCTGCTATAAATGGTTCTGACTGAGCACATGATTCTGAATCCTTGCAGATCAAATTTGATGAAGGGATTGTTGGTACACCACAGTTGACCGACTCCATTGTGCTAccagagaagtttgagttatttGGACAGAACATCGACCTGAGTCCACTGAAAGGCATATTTTCTTCCATCGAAAATGCAGCATCCTCGGTTGCAAAGACCATATCTGAGCAGCCTCCGCTCAAAATACCGATCAGGACAAACAATGCTGAATCGTGGTTGCTTACGACATACCTTGACGAAGAGCTCAGGATCTCCAGAGGCGATGGCAGCAGCATCTTTGTGCTGTTCAAGGAGGGAAGTACTCTTCTATACTGAGATCCAAATCCCGAGTCCATGATCGTTGAAGCTGAACCGTGAAGTAGTTATACTGCTTATGCTTTTCTTTCTTATAGTAATATGCTCCGTCTCAAAATAAGTCAATTTCTAGAATCACTTAAAGTCAAATTATCTTAAGTTTGACCAATTTTATAGGAAAGGCACCATCGTCTATGTCTCTATGACACCAAATGAGTACATTATGAAAAATATTTTATGGTGCATTAGTGACACTAATTCAGTGCCATGCTCTTTTTATGAATTTGGTCAAACTTAAAAATAGTTTGATTTAAGATAACTCTGAGAAATTGATTTATTTTGGGACAGAGAGAATGTTTCTGGGTTGTCTTGTAAATACAGTTCTTGTCATTAGAGTATATGATGACTAGGACCGGTTTAATCCGAATTATATAAACTCTCTATATATCAGCGAACCCCTTTTTTATAGTTAACTGATCGCTCGTACTTTTAACTTTTTTAGCTAGCGGGTGATACTATATATATGAGCGTTTCTATCGTGTTAGGTTTGAATATATAACGGTCCTCTAATATAGTCTTGGGTTGTTTTTACAGTCTATGTATGTGATAACGGTCTACTGGCGAAAGAAGAGAAATAGGCGGCACACGAGGGTCCGATAAACTAAATAAACTAGTGTGGTAGACCCTTAAAGTGAACATTTGATCATATTAAAATCAGAAAGACATGAGTTGAAAAAAACTCGatcttttttttttaaaaaaagctcCTTAGATCGTTTGTCCTTTTCCGGTGAGTAGAGTGGTACTACGTGAGAGTGTTGTATTACACGTGGTTTGTCATGTTGGGTTTGGGTGGCTCAGGATAGATGACGATCCATCTATGATTTTATTTGGATACTCTAGTATTTATCTTAATCCACGTGTATTGCGGTGAATACTAGATTATACAAATAAAGTCTATAGGATAACAATCCACTGGTGTCTGCGGTGAGAAGCGGAGGAGAGAAACAAACCTTCGCTCTTTACATATGATGCACGAAACTCGTGCTTTGCACAATTAGTTCAAATTCTGTCAGAAGCGAATGCTTTGGAATATTCCATGCTTATAGCAGCCACCGCTTCGGATCCAGCTCCTCTGCAATTTCTGGCCCCATGTTCTGGGTGTGCCATGGGGGAATGCACGAAACTCGTGCTTTAAAAGAGTACATAGTAAATATTAGAAAAAGAGTGCTTTCAATAACCACAAATTCACAAATTTCAACGACGAGTATATAAATACACGTTGGCATGCCAGTCACAAAAATCTTACAGGTCCACATTTCCCACCGGTTCGTCCTTAGGTCAGTGCCACGTTGCTCTGCTTTCCGTCGTGGACGAACCTCTTCCAATACCAGTGTTTCACCCAGATGGTGCCCATGGACTCGAGCGGGATGCCCTTGGTCTCCGGCAGGAAGAGGGCGATGAAGACGGTCATGACGGCGACCCAGGCGGCGTAGTAGGCGAAGGTGGCGTACTTGAAGCGGCAGAGCATGGCGAGGAACGACTGCGTCTGCACGAAGGTGAGGCAGAGGCCGATGGAGACGTTCATGGCCTGCCCTGCCGACCGGATGTCCACCGGGAATATCTCGCTCGGGATCACCCACCCCAGCGGGCCCCACGACCACCCGAACCCGGCAGTGTGCAGGCAGGTGAACACCAGCACCGCCACGGCGTACGGGTGCGCCATTGCCGCCTCGCCGCCCTTGCCGATCTTCGCCCCCATGATCCAAGCAATCGCGACCTTCGTCGTCCGAGAACCAAGAGTCAGTTAGGGATGAGGAGAACACAAGAAATAGCTAGCACACACACTGATCCAACCATCCATCCATCCACGTAACGTAAAAGCATCCGCGTACCTGGCAGACGACCATCTGTACGCCGCCGGCCATGAAGAGCACCTTCCGTCCGTACCGGTCGATGACGAAGGTGGAGAGCACGAGCGAGCCCAGGTTGACGGCGCCGAGTACGACGGCGCCCATGAGGGCGGCTCTGCTCCCGAAGCCGACGGTCCGGAACACGAGCGGCGCGAAGAAGGCGAGCACGATGACGCCCGTGAGCTGGAAGAACATGGGCACGGCCACGGCGAGCACCAGGTGCGGGCGGTACTCGCGCCGCGTGGCCATCCGGCGGAACGCGCCGTCCTCGCCGCGGCGCGCGGCCTCCACGGCCTTGGCGATGTCCCTGAGCTCGGCCTCCACGTCGGCGTCGGGCCCGCGCACCCGGAGCAGCGCCGCCCGGGCCCCGTCGGCGCGCCCCCGCATCACGAGGCTGCTGGGGGTGTCGGTGAGGAAGAGCGCGCCCACGAAGATGGCGACGGCCGACGCGCCCGCCAGGCCCAGCGAGACGCGCCACCCCCAGGAGGCGTGTGCCGTCGCGTAGTTCACGAGGTTGGCGATCAGCACCCCGAGCGCGAGGAAGAACTGGTAGCCCGCGGTCAGGGAGCCGCGCCACCGCGGCGGAGCCATCTCGGCGAGGAACAGAGGGGCGGCCTGGTGTGTGGTTTCCACTTGACCGATTTAAACTTTGAGCAGCGTATGGTagtaaggggtgtttggtttgcccctgctaaaatttagctcctatcacatcgaatgtttgaacctccgttcggggtattaaatgtagtcggattataaaactaatttctcaaccgaagattaaaaagtgagacgaatctagtacagttgattgggtctatatttcatactcttatttgaaagtcaaacgcttgatgtgacccgggctaaactttagtccaCAGAACCAAACACCCGGTAAGTAGTCTAAACTTTGGGTTCGAGACAATGTCAGCTTTTGAACCGCAACATCCCATCGTTTGCCGTTGGCAGCCCGCCATTGGCcccgtttgtttcggcttctggcagcttctgaccaccaaaagctgctgcgaactgctaaacgctcagcttttcagtcagcttatataaaattcgttggggggCAAAAactatccaaaatcaacataaacatataatcggctgagtcgttgtaatagtaggaatccgtcactttctagatcctgagccctatgaacaattTTATCTcgctccacacgtaatcgtaatgatactcagattcttcccacagccagattctttcTACAGCCAGATTtttagaaaagctggtcagaaaaaagctggcgGCTGAGCACGAAGGCGTGGCACGGTGGGGATGGGGATTGGGAACGTACGGAGCTAAGACCAAGCTAGATTGCCTACATAATCAAGGGGAAGAAAAAGTAAAAGCCATTTTAAGCCAGTTGTTAAGCCGTCTTAGAATAAACAGCAGCCAAAAGGTCGAAAAAGCTTTTCAACGAACTGTCGTCGTTCATCTCCCAAATCCCAAGTACGATCAGAAAGAATTTCGATTCTCACAGCTGTCACTTCCATGGCACCAACCGTCTCTATCCGATCCGAAGCCATATATAGTTATGCAGTCAGCTTGTGCCTATATATTATATTATCTTCATGCTAATATTTATAGTCAGCTAATTTATTTTTAACTAAACAGtgacaaataaaaaaataatGGAGAGTATATATATTCCGTGTGGATCATTGTTGTCATCCACTCTACTGCATTTTTCTCTTAAAAAAGAAAATTTAATCCACTCCACTCGAGTACCGACGTACCGGATAGGACAGCTCCAGCTTGCATTGGAGTAGCGAAGTCAACAACGATCGTAGATCAGGGAAGACAGAAACGGCTCTCTTTTGTTTGTTCCTGCGGATCTCACGTGCTCGCGTCACCAATTTTTTAAAATATATAGGCACACGCGTCGCGACTCTCCAATTGGCCCGGCGCACTAGtacaaaaaggctcaaagcctgcggggacgatatatttttacaggcgGTTTCGCTTCACCACCGACTgtgctatttctagtggcggttccttaagaaaaccgccactagaaatcgtatttctactggcggttccttaagaaaaccgccagtagaaatccatgatttgtagtggcggttttcttaaggaaccgccactagaaatacgatttctagtggcggttttcttaaggaaccgccactagaaatcatttttatccttaatttttcgagtttttcaaacggcctcgtatgacaaaaccaccaaaataaaagttgtagatctctaaaagttatgaaactttgtagttgacaacttttttatttgaactcatttcggttctcaaaaattgaatctaagtatgtcaaatttaaaattcaaattttgcaaactacctcggatgaaaaaagtgtcaaaataaaagttgtagaacttcaaaagttatttatctttgtagttgacaacttgtttttttgaattcgtttagggtctcaaataagcaatttacactcaaatggttgtaatatgtggagaaaacaactacaaactagacacaagacatgtcatagacggagtggtaggggagggtacgcgcgagggtgaggtcgcCGGTTCGAATACTAGcaaccgcgtagcgcgcgaattttgcgcgaaaaatgccgcgacgggcgggtggggtgggcctaataaaaataaattttttaactatttttaaaatatgttttatgtttcctggaaacgatttgtactggcggttttattacgtcgaccgccagtgaaaatcgattttcactggcggttttattacgccgaccgccagtgaaaatcgattttcactggcggtcctcagttacccgcctgtacaaatgatgatttctactggcccctagcactggcggttacgaaaaacgccactataaataggtttacaaccgccactatagaacttctctgtactagtggCGGCACTCTATCGTGGACTCGCTGTAAGGGAAGATGTCTACCGCAAGGTCCAATGACTCCAGTGAACACATGCCATGCGCGTGACGCGTcgcagagaagaagaagaagaacgcaCAGCTGGCGGCTGGCGCCGAGCTCCGGATGGTGCGGGACAGCGGACTGAGACTGACTTGGTTGGTGAACCCGACGCCGAAGCCGAGCAGCATGCGGCCGACGACGAGCATGGCGATGTTGACGGCGGCGCCGGTCACGGCTCCCCCGGCGAAGAACAGGGCGCCGCCCATGAGCATGACGGCCTGCCGGCCCATGGCCCTGGTCACGCGGCTGGCCACGAGCGACGCCAGCAGCCCGGCCACGTACAGCGACGACGTGAAGGCCGTCAGCGTCTGGCTGTCGTAGAGGCAGTACTCGTTCCCCCTGGCCGACGCCATCCGCTCCAGGACGCGCGGGAAGAAGCGCCGCAGGAACGGCTCCATCTCGGAGACGCCGCCTTGATGGTCCATCGATCGAATCAACAAGGGGTCAGCAGTCAGCTATAGTCGCCATCACCGTGTGAAATTGTGAATCAGTTCGTCAAGCTAGTACTCGTTCTGTTCCAGTTTTCAGCGACCTCAgggcaggcacagccgaacaggGTAGCAACAAGCTAGGCGTCATGAGATGAGACGCGTGGAGTGGAGTGGTTCGTTCAGAGTTTCAGAGGAAGCTAGGAACAACAGAGCTGTGTGTCTTGTTTTGAGCACAGGATTGTTTCTGCTGAGTCGTACGAGAGGAACTCAGCAGCAGCTGTTCCATGAGGCTATATACAACGTACGTGCAGGCAAGCGAAGTCGGAGCATGCATCGTCCATGAGACGAGATGAGAGATGGACCTAAAGCGCAAGGAGTGGCAGACCTGAGATGCCGATGTCGTAGCCGAAGATGAGGCCGCCCGAGGCAGCCACAAGGCAGGTCATGAACACCGACAGCGTCAGGCTCCCGCCGTGGTCGGCGGCAGGACCATCGCTCGGAACTATGACGCCTCCGGCCATCCTATTCGTCCCCCTCCTGCAGCGAGAGAGCCCTTTCCAGTTCGACAATTCCTCTTCAGAGGCCGGCATATAGGGCTTTAGACTACAGTATATATGTAGAGCACAAACTAAGGAGTCCCACACTCCCACTAGTAGTATCAAAATGGCGAGATGACGCTTCTTGGTGCGAGCTGTATGTTGACACCGACTGGCGTGCAAGTCAGACAGTCAGCACTACTTAAGATATTATCtccctaaggccttgttcgtttgcgcAAGTTTACACCCGAATCATTCTAGTTAattaaagtttatataaattagagaagcaatccggttatgaatcgttccgacccatcaATCCGTAACAACCGAACGGCACCGTAAGAGCGTGTTTGGTTGAGAAGcggatgagaagggtgtgttacGACCGAGGCAcctagtttttttaaaaaaactggtTTATAAAAATTAAGGTGGTTCCAAACATACCCATTTATGACTCAATTTATAGAAATTAGATTCTCGATTTCTTTATAAACAAGAAATTGGTCTCTCCTAGCTAAAAGATAGAGCAATGTTATTTTCCAAATATGGCCTTAGATAGGGTGTGCTTGATTGGGGAGTCAATTGAAATAGAGCgactccattccagtttctgaCAATGGAGCCGTTCTATTTCGTGTTTGGCAAACAGAATAGAGTCACTCTATTTTCTGTTTGGTTAAAAAGTAGAATAAAATGGAGTCGCTCAATTCTTTGTTTGGTTGGAAAGTCATATAAGTATGGAAGGGAGGAGAGCGCTCGCGTTCGGGCGTTTTGATGGAGCGTGGGTTTCCAATTTTTTATATTATATTTCTATGTGGAGACTCTAGGAGTTGTCCTACTACTTTCGTTAAAACCAAACTTCTAAAATATAAGAGTGAAGTTCGTTTCATTCTCGTCCACtatttaagggtgtgtttggttggagagccaactgggatggagcggctccattccagtttctaagaaTTGAGCCATTTCATTTTTGTTTGGCAAGCGGAACGGAATCGTTCCATTTTTTGTTTATTTGAAGAGTAGAATAGAGTGGAGCCGCACCATTTATTATTTGGTTGGAGAGCCATATGACTCTTGAGTGGAGGAGACAGATGAGAGCGGTCGCGTCCGCGAGAGCGCTTGCATCCGGTCGTTTTGGTGAAGCGAGAGCATCTCAAATATTTGCTATTTATAGACTCTAGAAGCTGCTCCACTCTCCTCTATGGTaactaaaaataaaaaaataaaataaaaatggaaCCGTTTTATTCCTTTCCGCTACTCAACCAAATACACCTTAACTAAATACATCCACAGTTGCAGTCCGAAGGTCACGGAACAGAACGACGAATTGGAAGAGCACAACAAGGCTCTCAGATCTACCATCTGCGGTACAAAGAGAGTAATGGAATATTCCCTCCATTCTAAATATTTAGAATAGTTGATACCTTCACCGGTCAAACTTTCTCGAATTTAACTAAAATCATAAAAAcattatcggcgtttcgaccccggggggtccctggaccgacgagtaaattgtcgctgcgtgccccagcccagatgggtcggcgcgagacgggacacaaagaggGGGAAACCGCGGCttcatgttgtcctgcgcccagggtggatgcgcttgcagtagggggttacaagcgtccgcgagagagagagtctgtccgtcagcccgtcctcccgcgcggccaccctttttgtacgagggccctggaccttccttttatagatgtaaggagagggtgcaggtgtacaatgggggtgtagcaatatgctaacgtgtccaacagagaggagccagagccctatgtacatgtcgacgtggctgtcggagaggtgctagtgccctgtacatgtgatgtcgtggccgtcagaggagcgcttgagccctgtagaagcacagctgtcgggtccttgctgacgtctccttgcttccgtaaggggctgagaaacgCCATCGTCAcaggagcacgcggggtgtcatcattactcgttttaccggggcgagccagatgggacgccggtcttgttccccgtagcctgagctagctaggggtagggtaatgatgtacccccctgtggcgtggtcagcccgagcccaaggtcgggcgaggcagtgactcctccgaggtcgaggttgaggccgagccctggggtcgggcgaggcggagaccgtcttccgaggtcgaggcgggggccgagccctagggtcgggcgaggcggagaccgtcttccgaggtcgaggttgagtccgagccctggggtcgggcgaggcggagaccgtcttccgaggtcgaggttgagtccgagccctggggtcgggcgaggcggagaccatcttccgaggtcgaggttgagcccaggccctagggtcgggcgaggcggagcttcctatggcgcctgaggctggacttggctgctgtcagcctcaccctggcgggtggcacaacagtcggagcagggcaggcggcgctgttttcctgtcaggtcagtcagtggggggggcgaagtgactgcggtcacttcggccctactgactgaggaacgcgcgtcaggataaggtgtcaggcgatccttgcattgaatgctcctgcgatacggtcggtcggtcggcgaggcgatctggccaaggttgcttcactgcgaagcctgcccgagctgggcctcaggcgagtcgaaggtgcgcccgttgcttgaggaggccctcgggcgaggcgtgaatccacctgggtctactgttcctgcccgaggctgggctcgggcgaggcgagattgtgtcccttgagtggacggagccttgacctgaattacgcccatcaggcctttgcagcttgtgctgatggtgattaccagccgagtttaggagtcttgggggtacccctaattatggtccccgacagtagcccccgagcctcaaagggagtgttggtactcgcttggaggctttgtcacacttttttgcaaggggaccggcctttctcggttacattttgttccggtgggtgcgcgcgagcgcacccaccgggtgtagcccccaaggcctcgtaggagtggtttgactcctccga
This portion of the Zea mays cultivar B73 chromosome 2, Zm-B73-REFERENCE-NAM-5.0, whole genome shotgun sequence genome encodes:
- the LOC100284078 gene encoding Probable plastid-lipid-associated protein 2, chloroplastic; amino-acid sequence: MASSAFLNALVLRSPSPSLSSSSNRRSTGAFAFPNPPRFPCLRSARRLVLARAAAAPAPGDGPEDEWGPEPEGGSAVTGAAVAEAPEAREVAELKAQLKDALYGTERGLRASSESRAKVLELITQLETRNPTPAPTEALTLLNGKWILAYTSFSQLFPLLGFGNLPQLVKVEEISQTIDSENFTVQNCIKFSGPLATTSVATNAKFEIRSPKRVQIKFDEGIVGTPQLTDSIVLPEKFELFGQNIDLSPLKGIFSSIENAASSVAKTISEQPPLKIPIRTNNAESWLLTTYLDEELRISRGDGSSIFVLFKEGSTLLY
- the LOC100193044 gene encoding sugar transport protein MST1 isoform X1, translated to MPASEEELSNWKGLSRCRRGTNRMAGGVIVPSDGPAADHGGSLTLSVFMTCLVAASGGLIFGYDIGISGGVSEMEPFLRRFFPRVLERMASARGNEYCLYDSQTLTAFTSSLYVAGLLASLVASRVTRAMGRQAVMLMGGALFFAGGAVTGAAVNIAMLVVGRMLLGFGVGFTNQAAPLFLAEMAPPRWRGSLTAGYQFFLALGVLIANLVNYATAHASWGWRVSLGLAGASAVAIFVGALFLTDTPSSLVMRGRADGARAALLRVRGPDADVEAELRDIAKAVEAARRGEDGAFRRMATRREYRPHLVLAVAVPMFFQLTGVIVLAFFAPLVFRTVGFGSRAALMGAVVLGAVNLGSLVLSTFVIDRYGRKVLFMAGGVQMVVCQVAIAWIMGAKIGKGGEAAMAHPYAVAVLVFTCLHTAGFGWSWGPLGWVIPSEIFPVDIRSAGQAMNVSIGLCLTFVQTQSFLAMLCRFKYATFAYYAAWVAVMTVFIALFLPETKGIPLESMGTIWVKHWYWKRFVHDGKQSNVALT